Below is a window of Anomaloglossus baeobatrachus isolate aAnoBae1 chromosome 8, aAnoBae1.hap1, whole genome shotgun sequence DNA.
TAGCTAGGTCAACCAAAGTCTTCTCCATCAAAATAGGTCCACAAGGATTTTGTCCCTCTAGACAGGTTCACAAGGATTTTTTCTGTCTAGATAGGTCCATTAGGCTCTTCTCCAcactatcttgatagtatcaagacattgagttgctggtcttcctcttcgccttgttccttctattcttcctacAATGATGTCTTATCGCTATGTGCATCTACGTGCATGAGTGTCACAGATGGCTATAACTTGTTAAGTTTTAGGCTAAGTCCTTTGCATGTACACAATGGAAAAGAAAGATAGGGCAAATCAAATCAGCAGATATTGTGCAGAACTGTGAGGCCTAAAATAAGTTGAGGCCTAAATTGATGAGATTTTATTTTTTGGGTTGATCTCACTTCTTTATTAGATTTGGTTGGTGAATGTGAAGCTGTAATAGAAATGTGTTCAGAGGAACAACACTCGGCTCATACAAATCGTGTTTTATTTTTGCCATTTCTTTTACACCTCAGCAGATTAATCTAGTTTATATTTTTCCAGAGAATTGGACAAATCTCTAGATAACCCCTTGCAATGTCTTAGATTCTCACCCCTTGCTCAGGACATTAAGATTATACTTAGTTCAAGTTTTCACAGACAGAGTCGTACAACGGTGATGAATTGAAAATTAGGAAATGAGGCACCAAACACAATTCAAGAAAAATGTCTCAAGTAGGGTGGTTCCTCTTGAGAACCATGAAGTTAACACTGACATTTCGAGGACTCCTGAAGAACCAGGACCAAACTCATTTATAGGAACAAGTCGTGGACTTTTCCTGTTTATCACAGTTTAACTTAATATGAAATATCTTCTTAAATGTCTTCTTAAAGTTCTCGTTACACAGCGGGTAGATCAGTGGGTTTAGTGTTGAGTTGACATAGCCGAGCCAAATGGTAAACATGTGAATGTTGTGGTTGAAGCAGTCTTGGCAAAAAGCTATAACCATGAAAAGAACAAAATATGGGATCCAGCACAACATGAAGGCCGCCATGATGAACCCCAACTGCTTGGCGGCTTTCCTTTCCCTGTTCATGTGAAGTCCTTGCATATTCTGCTTGGACTGTGAGCGGAACCGCTGCCACGTGTGCTTCAGGTAGCCGAAATTGCCTAACTGCCGAGTTTCGGTGTTGTCGGGGGTCTCAGTGTTGTTCTGTTCTATCGGACTGGAATTCAAGATATAAGAACCTGCCTCAGCAAATGTGTGTTCCTCCGATATGTCTGTCATCTCCTGATTTTCTCGGAAGTGCTCTTTACTCTTTTTTCTGCTTACGGTAACATATTTTCGGCATTCTTCGGGGTTTGCCTGTATTATGGTCAAAGGGAAACAGTGCAACTTGACTACCTTATTGTCACATGGGCTGAATGTCTGCTGACTCTCAATGTCTTCCATATGGAATTGTCCATGAAAGCTTTTTGGTTTGGGAAACACATTGGAGACTGTAGTATAATGTCTGTGAAGGCTTGTCTCTGGTACCATGAGACTTCCATTACTACATTGTTTCTTTACACAAGTCCTTGGCTTCTTTAGCACTTTGACTTTATGGACAAATTTACTGTCATAGAACAGTTGGAAAGAGCCATTAATCAGTTTCCGATGTTGATAATGTTCTCTGACGGCTTTGTATATCTTGGCATAAAACCACAACATTAGCAGAGATGGTATATAGAAATTCAATATGGCGGTGAGGACTTTAAACCAAGTCACTTTGTGGAACTCTGTTTCACACGTGTGTTCCGGCACCGACCAAACTCCACCATTCGCAAACACATGCCACCCCAAAATAGGGACGATCCAGGTCAATGAAAAAAGCCAGGCCCCGGAGATCATGAAGGAGGCTCGGGTTTTTGTACGATACTTTAGATACTGTAGAGGTTGCTGAATGGAGCGATAGCGATCAATGCACAGAATAAATAAGCTGAAGATAGAGGCCGTACTGGCAACGTAGTCCATAGATAACCAAAAGAGGCAAGTGGGTCTTCCAAGGATCCATTCATGGTTCAGCAGGTACACAATGTTCAGTGGCATGACGGCAGCGCCGACTATGAGATCAGCGATGGACAAGCTGACGATGTACAGGTTTCCCACTGTGTGAAGTTTCCTCTCAGTCTTCACGGCGTACAAAACTAAAATATTCATGATAACGGTAAAAAAAGATATGCTCCCTAACACCAGGCCCAAGGTCGCGGAGTGAATATTGGTCACATTCTTTACCAGGCTCAGGTTATTATCCAACATCATTCCACGAGAACGGTGGATTAGGGGGAAGATGGCGGCCGACACCGGGTCGGATGGATTAGAGAAACGCAGGATTAGAAGGAGACATTTCTGGATGTTGCTCTTTATCTGCAAAGCAAACAGAAAAAGGTTTAATGTAGAATATTAGGTCATAAAAGAAAGAAATGTACAGATATACGGTGACAGACGGTAGCAGCCAGGGCACTATTACAAATCTGCCCAAAATAATGCAGCACAGACAATGTATCATTAGAGCTTGGTCTAAAGGCAATCTGTGGCCAGGTGTAGACCTCCTATTCATGAACCGTGGGCGAAACTCACCCCACTGCTGCTGATTGACAGCTTCCCCCTATAGTGTGCAGAGGAAAATGCCTGTTAATAAGTCTTGGGACTGGATTACACCACAGCTCATGAATATTGAGGGATCGGCAGACGGCAGTACATGCATTGGAAAGAATCCTATTTCTTTAacaaccattttaaaaaaaaatctttactggtCATAATTAGAAATGTTATGTAGCTGTTGTACGACCATTGAAACAAGTAGAAGTAGAGTGAACTGTTATGGGTAAGAATACCAACATTGGAAACAATTGTAAGTGTAGAGTGCCATCTTAAAGGAGCCCTCTAAGCCAGGCTTGTTTAGGATATTTGTGCTCCCCTGAAGAAGCCACATATGCGAAACATGAATTGGGCATTTTGGCTGCTGCAGGATAATACAATGGGCATTAATCCTTTCTAGATTATATTATGGTTTCATTACTTACATTGTGTGACTGTTATCCATAGTGGGTCATGTGCATTTATGATCTGCATTTGGCATATAAACACTAAGTAGCAATTGCAATCTAACTTTATGATGTACTCTATATATGCATCATACATGGAAAACACGGTATCACTTTTTCATA
It encodes the following:
- the HRH1 gene encoding histamine H1 receptor — protein: MMLDNNLSLVKNVTNIHSATLGLVLGSISFFTVIMNILVLYAVKTERKLHTVGNLYIVSLSIADLIVGAAVMPLNIVYLLNHEWILGRPTCLFWLSMDYVASTASIFSLFILCIDRYRSIQQPLQYLKYRTKTRASFMISGAWLFSLTWIVPILGWHVFANGGVWSVPEHTCETEFHKVTWFKVLTAILNFYIPSLLMLWFYAKIYKAVREHYQHRKLINGSFQLFYDSKFVHKVKVLKKPRTCVKKQCSNGSLMVPETSLHRHYTTVSNVFPKPKSFHGQFHMEDIESQQTFSPCDNKVVKLHCFPLTIIQANPEECRKYVTVSRKKSKEHFRENQEMTDISEEHTFAEAGSYILNSSPIEQNNTETPDNTETRQLGNFGYLKHTWQRFRSQSKQNMQGLHMNRERKAAKQLGFIMAAFMLCWIPYFVLFMVIAFCQDCFNHNIHMFTIWLGYVNSTLNPLIYPLCNENFKKTFKKIFHIKLNCDKQEKSTTCSYK